A window of Sander vitreus isolate 19-12246 chromosome 18, sanVit1, whole genome shotgun sequence contains these coding sequences:
- the ccnc gene encoding cyclin-C, with translation MAGNFWQSSHYLQWVLDKQDLMKERQKDLKFLSEEEYWKLQIFFANVIQALGEHLKLRQQVIATATVYFKRFYARYSLKSIDPVLMAPTCVFLASKVEEFGVVSNTRLISAATSVLKTRFSYAFPKEFPYRMNHILECEFYLLELMDCCLIVYHPYRPLLQYVQDMGQEDMLLPLAWRIVNDTYRTDLCLLYPPFMIALACLHVACVVQQKDARQWFAELSVDMDKILEIIRVILKLYDQWKNFDDRKEIAAVLNKMPKPKPPPNSESDQSSNGNQSNSYSQS, from the exons ATGGCGGGAAACTTTTGGCAAAGTTCTCATTA TCTGCAGTGGGTTCTGGACAAACAGGACCTGATGAAAGAGCGCCAGAAGGATCTGAAGTTTCTCTCAGAAGAGGAGTACTGGAAGCTGCAGATTTTCTTTGCAAATG TGATCCAGGCTTTGGGGGAACACCTGAAGCTGCGACAGCAGGTCATTGCTACCGCAACAGTTTACTTCAAACGCTTCTATGCCAG GTATTCCCTGAAAAGTATAGATCCAGTGCTCATGGCTCCTACCTGTGTTTTCCTGGCTTCTAAAGTTGAG GAATTTGGAGTTGTGTCCAATACCAGGCTGATCTCTGCAGCAACATCTGTGT TGAAAACAAGATTTTCCTATGCCTTTCCAAAGGAGTTCCCTTACAGAATGAATCAT ATATTAGAATGTGAGTTCTACCTTCTGGAGTTGATG GACTGCTGCCTGATAGTGTACCACCCCTACAGACCACTGTTGCAGTATGTGCAGGATATGGGACAGGAAGACATGCTGCTGCCCCTGGCCTG GCGAATAGTGAATGACACATACAGGACGGATCTGTGTCTGCTCTACCCTCCCTTCATGATTGCCTTGG CCTGCCTGCATGTTGCCTGTGTGGTACAGCAGAAAGATGCCAGGCAGTGGTTTGCAGAGCTCTCTGTTGACATGGACAAA ATACTGGAGATCATCCGTGTCATTCTGAAGCTCTATGACCAGTGGAAAAATTTTGATGACAGAAAGGAGATAGCTGCTGTGCTCAACAAGATGCCAAAGCCCAAACCTCCTCCTAACAG TGAAAGTGACCAGAGCTCCAATGGGAACCAAAGCAACTCCTACAGCCAGTCCTAG
- the ngs gene encoding notochord granular surface produces MSRSPERMSSYRRHFEGALAASPAYQLRVSSPSPTRRDTRHRSASFTRSGGAMGHRASSNKARINSSVSMGALCFGMSMGLGPKLDLDAAAAENHAFMTTRTTERQEMVALNDRLAAYIEKVRTLESKNKHLEAEIEALKSRHVRPGLRQLYESQLKELNRDAEKMRVQRDMSLAAKEAMLGQLDKLKVKYSEAVDARKKTEHDIENLRPDVDKATSARIALETQLENLEVELAFLQRVHKEEIEELVQQIYSATSKVGLVFGLPDLSSALRQIQSQYDSIAAKNLQEMDTWYKSKFQDLSSASTKHLQSTRSLREEIAGYKKDLLNKERELEAMKTKNEYLEAQIRDAAEKYKKEEEDLEERIEAIKMDLKVTKEKIALLLREYQDLLNVKMALEIEITTYRKLIEGEDSRLSTMVQNLSLTGGLRLTSSASMHAASAPVSDSSAPAATSKLDGAPSDSSRAEKAAGAARVEVASSDTQTDGNIEEQATETSERKTVLIRTVKTDEDTYESDTQERTIIISGAANDTDEE; encoded by the exons ATGAGCCGCAGTCCAGAGAGGATGTCTTCATACCGCCGGCATTTCGAGGGCGCCTTGGCCGCCTCTCCTGCTTACCAGCTCCGGGTGTCCAGTCCCTCTCCCACCCGCAGGGACACCCGCCACCGGTCAGCCAGCTTCACCCGGAGTGGTGGGGCGATGGGGCACAGGGCCAGCTCCAATAAGGCTCGGATCAACAG CAGTGTGAGTATGGGAGCACTGTGCTTTGGTATGTCCATGGGGCTCGGGCCAAAACTGGACCTGGATGCGGCTGCAGCAGAGAACCATGCCTTTATGACGACTCGCACCACTGAAAGGCAGGAGATGGTAGCCCTCAACGACCGCCTGGCAGCGTATATTGAAAAG GTGCGAACCCTGGAGTCAAAAAACAAGCATCTGGAGGCTGAGATTGAGGCTCTGAAGAGCCGCCATGTCAGACCAGGCCTTAGGCAGCTGTACGAGTCTCAGTTGAAGGAGCTCAACAGGGACGCTGAGAAAATGAGGGTCCAGAGG GATATGTCTTTGGCAGCCAAGGAGGCGATGTTGGGCCAGTTGGACAAGCTGAAGGTCAAATACAGTGAGGCTGTGGATGCCCGGAAAAAGACAGAGCATGACATTGAGAATCTCCGTCCG GATGTGGATAAAGCAACGTCAGCACGGATTGCCCTGGAGACACAGCTGGAAAACCTGGAGGTTGAACTTGCCTTCCTGCAGAGAGTTCACAAGGAg GAAATTGAGGAGTTGGTGCAACAGATTTATTCAGCAACCAGCAAGGTGGGCCTGGTATTTGGCCTCCCGgacctctcctctgctctcagaCAGATTCAGTCTCAATATGACAGCATTGCCGCCAAAAACCTACAG GAAATGGACACTTGGTACAAGTCAAAGTTTCAGGACCTGAGCAGCGCTTCCACCAAACACCTTCAAAGCACTCGAAGTTTGAGAGAGGAAATCGCAGGCTATAAGAAGGAT CTTCTCAACAAGGAACGTGAATTGGAAGCAATGAAGACGAAGAACGAGTATTTGGAGGCTCAGATTCGTGATGCAGCAGAAAAATacaagaaggaggaggaggacttgGAG GAGCGTATCGAAGCGATTAAGATGGATCTAAAAGTAACCAAGGAAAAGATTGCCCTGCTGCTACGGGAATACCAGGACCTGCTAAATGTAAAGATGGCTCTGGAGATTGAGATCACCACTTACAG GAAGCTGATCGAGGGGGAGGACAGCCGTCTGAGCACCATGGTCCAAAACCTGTCCCTGACTGGAGGCCTGCGTCTCACCTCTAGTGCTAGCATGCATGCTGCCTCAGCCCCAGTCTCTGATAGCTCAGCCCCTGCAGCCACTTCAAAGCTAGATGGAGCCCCCAGTGACAGTAGCAGGGCTGAGAAAGCCGCGGGGGCTGCTCGAGTGGAGGTGGCCTCATCAGACACCCAGACAGATGGTAACATAGAGGAGCAGGCAACTGAGACGTCTGAGAGGAAGACGGTCCTCATCAG AACAGTTAAGACAGATGAGGACACTTATGAGAGTGACACACAGGAGCGCACCATCATCATTTCTGGAGCAGCGAATGATACAGATGAAGAATAG
- the pgm3 gene encoding phosphoacetylglucosamine mutase — MPQFKEVSKQSGLHPKPAGLVLQYGTAGFRTNAKQLGHIMFRMGLLATLRSKKTKATIGVMVTASHNPEEDNGVKLVDPMGEMVTPTWEGYATQLANAEQEDLLAVLQDIIKKEAINMSQEANVFVGKDTRSSSASLSQAVLDGVSALGGHSKDYGLVTTPQLHYMVCCQNTQCKYGEATVEGYYKKLCQAFIQLTKNASNCTDDQKHLTVDGANGIGALKVREMESHLKRELHISLFNDGSKGKLNHQCGADFVKVQQKPPTGIKMNPGERCCSFDGDADRIVYYYADSEGQFHLLDGDKIATLISTFLKELLSQAGLDLEIAVVQTAYANGSSTNYLEDTMKVIVRCTKTGVKHLHHAAQEFDIGVYFEANGHGTVLFSKAAEEKIQRLAENSGINDERKRAALLLQNTVNVINQTVGDAISDMLLIEAILAIKGMTIQQWDAIYSDLPNRQLKVKVSDRRVIDTTDAERRAVSPAGLQEAIDSLVKNYREARSFVRPSGTEDVVRVYAEAETQESADALAHDVSLAVYRLAGGVGGEPKPLH; from the exons ATGCCCCAGTTTAAGGAAGTATCAAAGCAGTCTGGTCTGCACCCCAAGCCTGCAGGGTTGGTTTTGCAGTATGGTACCGCTGGGTTCAGgaccaatgccaaacagctggGCCACATCATGTTTAGGATGGGACTGCTGGCCACTCTCCGCTCCAAAAAGACCAAAGCCACCATCGGAGTCATGGTCACCGCATCACACAACCCTGAG GAGGACAACGGGGTGAAGTTGGTTGACCCCATGGGAGAGATGGTGACGCCGACATGGGAGGGCTACGCCACCCAGCTGGCCAACGCTGAGCAGGAAGATTTGCTCGCTGTTCTGCAGGACATTATAAAGAAGGAGGCCATAAACATGAGCCAGGAAGCTAATGTGTTTGTGGGAAAAGACACCAG GAGCAGCAGTGCCAGCCTTTCACAGGCAGTACTGGATGGAGTATCTGCACTCGGTGGTCACAGCAAAG ACTATGGTTTGGTGACCACCCCACAGCTCCACTACATGGTTTGCTGTCAGAACACACAGTGTAAATATGGAGAAGCCACAGTGGAAGGATACTATAAGAAACTCTGCCAAGCTTTCATTCAGCTCACGAAAAAT GCGTCCAATTGTACAGACGACCAGAAGCACCTCACTGTGGACGGCGCTAATGGTATCGGGGCCCTAAAGGTGCGTGAGATGGAGAGTCACCTGAAGAGGGAGCTGCATATATCGCTGTTCAACGATGGCAGTAAAGGAAAGCTCAACCACCAGTGTGGGGCTGACTTTGTCAAAGTGCAGCAAAAACCTCCAACAG GCATTAAGATGAACCCAGGAGAGCGTTGCTGTTCCTTTGACGGTGACGCTGACCGAATAGTTTACTACTACGCTGACTCTGAAGGACAATTTCACCTGCTGGATGGAGACAAAATTGCTACTCTCATCAGCACTTTCCTTAAAGAGCTGCTCAGCCAG GCTGGTCTGGACTTGGAGATAGCAGTGGTGCAAACTGCTTATGCTAACGGAAGCTCAACAAACTATTTGGAAGACACAATGAAG GTGATAGTGAGGTGTACTAAAACTGGAGTCAAGCACCTTCATCATGCAGCCCAGGAGTTTGATATTGGTGTGTACTTCGAGGCCAACGGTCATGGAACT GTGTTGTTCAGTAAAGCAGCTGAAGAGAAGATCCAGCGGCTAGCTGAGAACTCCGGCATCAATGACGAGAGGAAGAGAGCAGCTCTCCTGCTGCAGAACACTGTCAACGTCATCAACCag ACTGTAGGTGATGCCATTTCTGACATGCTGCTGATCGAAGCCATATTAGCCATCAAGGGTATGACTATCCAGCAGTGGGACGCCATCTACAGTGACCTGCCAAACAGGCAGCTCAAAGTCAAG GTGTCGGACCGCAGGGTGATAGACACAACAGACGCAGAGAGACGGGCAGTGAGCCCAGCAGGGCTGCAGGAGGCCATCGACAGTTTAGTGAAGAATTACAGAGAGGCTCGCTCCTTTGTGAGACCCTCCGGCACCGAGGATGTGGTGAGAGTTTACGCCGAGGCAGAAACACAG gaGAGCGCTGATGCCCTGGCACATGACGTCAGCCTTGCGGTTTATCGTCTCGCTGGGGGAGTGGGGGGTGAACCCAAACCGTTGCActag